The Terriglobales bacterium genome contains a region encoding:
- a CDS encoding F0F1 ATP synthase subunit delta encodes MKSTKQLEREAKQLFRVCLVGGSLDEARVREAVQKVLDAKRRGSLTLLSRFQHLVKLERARHTAEVESVTSLPDELRANVLSNLDRLYGPGLSTSFALNPSLIGGMRIRVGSDVYDGSVRAELASLQKSF; translated from the coding sequence ATGAAATCTACGAAACAACTCGAGCGTGAAGCCAAGCAGCTGTTTCGCGTGTGCCTGGTTGGAGGATCGCTGGATGAGGCTCGGGTTCGCGAGGCAGTGCAAAAAGTTCTCGACGCCAAGCGGCGAGGAAGCCTCACCCTGCTTTCCCGCTTCCAGCACTTAGTGAAGCTGGAACGTGCCCGGCACACCGCCGAAGTAGAGAGCGTTACTTCATTGCCTGATGAGTTGCGCGCAAACGTGTTGTCGAATCTCGATCGCCTGTATGGACCGGGGTTGAGCACATCGTTTGCACTGAACCCATCGCTGATCGGAGGAATGCGGATCCGGGTAGGTAGTGATGTCTATGACGGTAGCGTGCGAGCTGAATTGGCCTCGCTGCAGAAGAGTTTTTGA
- a CDS encoding ATP synthase F0 subunit B: MHALALLVTAGGSGQVEQIARTFGVDWSHLIAQMISFSIVCILLQRFAYKPVLKMLQERRQQIAQGQANAEQIKAELARTEAQRREVLDRANAEASKLIEEGRAAAARVQEQETQKAIAGAEQIMARAHEASEQDRTRMLSELKSEFGRLVVKTTAIVTGKVLTPEDQQRLAEETAAQLTA; encoded by the coding sequence ATGCATGCATTGGCACTGCTGGTGACAGCAGGCGGTAGCGGGCAGGTCGAGCAGATAGCGAGGACCTTCGGTGTGGACTGGTCTCACCTGATCGCTCAGATGATCAGCTTCTCTATCGTTTGTATTCTTCTGCAGCGATTCGCCTACAAACCCGTTCTCAAAATGCTGCAGGAACGGCGGCAGCAGATCGCGCAAGGGCAGGCGAACGCCGAGCAGATCAAGGCCGAGTTGGCCCGCACTGAGGCGCAGCGCAGAGAAGTGCTGGACCGGGCAAACGCCGAAGCCAGCAAACTGATCGAAGAAGGTCGCGCTGCCGCTGCCCGCGTGCAGGAACAGGAAACCCAAAAAGCCATCGCTGGGGCCGAACAGATTATGGCGCGGGCGCACGAAGCCTCGGAACAAGATAGGACGCGCATGCTCTCGGAACTCAAGTCTGAGTTCGGTCGACTGGTTGTAAAGACGACGGCCATTGTCACCGGCAAAGTTCTGACTCCGGAAGATCAGCAACGTTTGGCCGAGGAAACAGCCGCGCAATTGACGGCATAG
- the atpB gene encoding F0F1 ATP synthase subunit A yields MKTKLISLLLTAVFLCLGAVWAFAVNTELRNEPATQANAVLAAPAAVTAEPEEHGPSQKAVEIARPFGFPITNSMVVSWIVAVGLIVFAQVATRHMKSVPDGIQNFWEWLVEGLYTFLEGIIGPHLVKRTFWFFASIFIFILSANWLGLIPGVGTIGWGHQGAHGFRIDEPLFRGANADVNLTLAMALVFFACWIVWALREDGLIGFLKELFAPKGETDGFMKVVMVVVFFAAGCLEIISILFRPISLSFRLYGNVFAGENMLDAMSTLIPNLGWLLPVPFYFMELMVGLVQALVFMLLTAVFTLLICQREAEEPATSPA; encoded by the coding sequence GTGAAAACTAAGCTGATATCGCTGCTCCTTACCGCTGTGTTCCTCTGCCTTGGCGCCGTGTGGGCCTTCGCTGTGAACACGGAGTTGAGGAATGAGCCGGCGACACAGGCGAACGCCGTACTTGCCGCACCAGCTGCTGTGACCGCTGAACCAGAGGAACACGGCCCTTCGCAAAAAGCCGTAGAGATCGCCAGGCCGTTTGGTTTCCCAATCACGAATTCCATGGTCGTGAGCTGGATTGTTGCCGTGGGCCTCATCGTCTTTGCTCAAGTGGCTACGCGGCACATGAAGTCAGTTCCCGACGGAATCCAGAATTTCTGGGAATGGCTGGTGGAGGGACTGTACACATTTCTCGAAGGCATCATCGGGCCACATCTGGTGAAGCGAACGTTCTGGTTCTTCGCGAGCATTTTCATTTTCATCCTCTCCGCGAATTGGCTGGGGCTGATTCCCGGTGTGGGAACTATCGGTTGGGGACATCAGGGGGCGCATGGTTTCAGGATCGACGAGCCGCTGTTCCGCGGCGCGAACGCGGATGTGAACCTGACACTTGCTATGGCCCTGGTCTTTTTTGCCTGCTGGATTGTCTGGGCACTGCGGGAAGACGGTTTGATCGGATTTCTCAAAGAGCTGTTTGCGCCCAAAGGCGAGACTGACGGGTTCATGAAAGTGGTCATGGTGGTCGTGTTCTTTGCCGCGGGCTGCTTGGAAATTATTTCGATTTTATTCCGGCCTATCTCGCTTAGTTTTCGTCTCTACGGAAACGTGTTCGCGGGAGAAAACATGCTGGACGCGATGAGCACGCTGATTCCTAATCTGGGATGGCTGTTGCCGGTTCCATTCTATTTTATGGAGTTGATGGTTGGTCTGGTTCAGGCCCTGGTGTTCATGTTGCTGACCGCTGTCTTCACGCTGCTTATCTGCCAGCGTGAGGCGGAGGAGCCAGCCACTTCACCGGCCTGA
- a CDS encoding polyphosphate kinase 2 family protein — MKTKKVINEAHKFAKPFRITDGEKFTLKDFDPGETLRLKSADRPRVKEAMEVGIGVLAELQDMLYAQDKWGLLLIFQAMDAAGKDGAIKHVMSGVNPQGCQVFSFKAPSAEDLDHDYLWRCVKCLPNRGHIGIFNRSYYEETLVVRVHPEFLAKERIPPSLITKRIWEERFQDIRSFERYLHRNGIAVVKFFLHLSKNEQKRRFLERADTPEKNWKFSPSDMAERGFWDQYQNAYEDMIRNTATKDSPWYVVPADNKWFSRVIVASAIIDTLASLDLAYPSVDKEKLKEIAEAKEILLKSK, encoded by the coding sequence ATGAAAACAAAGAAAGTTATCAACGAAGCCCACAAGTTTGCGAAGCCATTCCGTATCACCGACGGAGAGAAGTTTACGTTAAAGGATTTTGATCCGGGCGAAACCTTAAGACTCAAGTCCGCGGATAGACCGCGGGTCAAAGAAGCGATGGAAGTCGGTATTGGCGTGCTTGCGGAATTGCAGGACATGCTCTACGCGCAGGACAAATGGGGCTTGCTCCTTATCTTTCAAGCCATGGACGCCGCCGGCAAGGATGGTGCCATCAAGCACGTTATGTCCGGCGTGAACCCGCAGGGTTGCCAGGTCTTCTCCTTCAAGGCTCCATCCGCCGAGGACCTCGATCACGATTATCTCTGGCGCTGCGTGAAATGCCTCCCCAATCGCGGGCACATCGGCATCTTCAACCGCAGCTACTACGAGGAGACGCTCGTCGTCCGTGTGCATCCTGAATTTCTCGCAAAGGAGAGAATTCCACCGTCGCTCATTACGAAGCGCATTTGGGAGGAGCGCTTCCAGGATATCCGCAGTTTCGAACGCTACCTCCACCGCAACGGCATCGCGGTCGTGAAATTCTTTCTCCATCTTTCGAAGAACGAACAGAAGCGCCGCTTCCTCGAACGCGCGGATACTCCCGAAAAGAATTGGAAGTTTTCCCCCTCGGACATGGCAGAACGCGGCTTCTGGGATCAGTACCAGAACGCTTACGAGGACATGATTCGCAACACCGCCACCAAGGATAGCCCTTGGTATGTCGTGCCTGCGGACAACAAGTGGTTCAGTCGCGTGATTGTTGCTTCGGCCATCATCGACACTCTGGCCTCTCTTGATCTGGCGTACCCCAGCGTTGACAAGGAAAAACTCAAGGAAATCGCCGAAGCGAAAGAGATCCTTTTGAAGTCGAAGTAA